In the Oncorhynchus gorbuscha isolate QuinsamMale2020 ecotype Even-year linkage group LG05, OgorEven_v1.0, whole genome shotgun sequence genome, one interval contains:
- the slc20a1a gene encoding sodium-dependent phosphate transporter 1-A — translation MESSTRASLAAATTLATAAYSSDMSGYLWLLILGFVIAFILAFSVGANDVANSFGTAVGSGVVTLRQACILATIFETVGSMLLGAKVSETIRKGIIDVNMYNGSEHVLMAGSISAMFGSAVWQLTASFLKLPISGTHCIVGATLGFSMVAKGHHGVKWMELLRIVASWFLSPLLSGIMSAILFYFVRKFILNKEDPVPNGLRALPVFYAITMAINLFSIMFTGAPLLGFNKMPWWVTLLISLGCALVTGLVVWFFVCPQLKKKIRRKVASSPCMTPLMEKTPSKPALQEHPSTIQPCDSVPQTPPAYEKRAAFKIGGSEEADLDSNMDTKDLGASSGINGMGPMTITDPHSGQAHTVHKDSGLYKDLLHKLHLAKVGDCIGDDDGRPIRRNNSYTSYTLAIYGIHGDPRYKEGELADQRRRLRLDSYNSYCSAVADGGTVAKEEAGAVGLTLEAGQDILQEEDELEVDRPEVTHLFRFLQILTACFGSFAHGGNDVSNAIGPLVALWLVFESGSVVSNAPTPIWLLLYGGVGITAGLWVWGRRVIQTMGKDLTPITPSSGFSIELSSALTVVVASNIGLPVSTTHCKVGSVVAVGWLRSRKAVDWRLFRNIFIAWFVTVPISGLISAAIMALFTYVIL, via the exons CGGCGGTGGGCTCTGGCGTGGTCACCTTACGGCAGGCCTGCATCCTGGCCACTATCTTTGAGACCGTGGGCTCCATGCTGCTAGGGGCCAAAGTCAGCGAGACCATCCGCAAGGGCATCATCGATGTGAACATGTACAATGGCTCCGAACACGTCCTGATGGCAGGCTCCATCAGTGCCATGTTTG GTTCTGCTGTGTGGCAACTGACCGCTTCATTTTTGAAGCTCCCTATATCTGGAACCCACTGTATTGTGGGTGCGACACTTGGTTTCTCCATGGTAGCCAAAGGTCATCACGGGGTCAAATGGATGGAGCTACTACGCATTG TGGCATCTTGGTTCCTCTCACCTCTGCTGTCAGGCATCATGTCAGCAATTCTCTTCTATTTTGTTCGTAAATTCATCCTGAATAAG GAGGACCCTGTTCCCAACGGCCTGAGAGCTCTCCCTGTCTTCTATGCTATCACCATGGCCATCAACCTGTTCTCCATCATGTTCACTGGAGCCCCCT TGCTGGGGTTCAACAAAATGCCATGGTGGGTAACACTGCTCATATCGCTAGGCTGCGCCCTCGTCACAGGTCTGGTCGTGTGGTTCTTCGTCTGTCCACAGCTCAAGAAGAAGATCAGGC GTAAAGTTGCCTCCAGCCCCTGTATGACTCCACTGATGGAGAAGACCCCTTCCAAACCTGCCCTACAGGAGCATCCCTCCACAATTCAACCTTGTGACTCTGTTCCCCAGACACCACCAGCCTATGAGAAAAGGGCGGCCTTTAAGATTGGAGGTTCGGAGGAGGCTGATCTGGACAGCAACATGGACACCAAAGACTTAGGTGCTAGCAGCG GTATTAATGGCATGGGCCCCATGACCATCACGGACCCACACAGTGGTCAGGCTCACACTGTACACAAGGATTCAGGGCTCTACAAAGACCTGCTGCACAAGCTTCACCTAGCCAAGGTGGGTGACTGCATTGGTGACGACGATGGGAGGCCCATACGGCGGAACAACAGCTACACCTCTTACACCCTGGCCATCTATGGCATCCACGGGGACCCCAGATACAAGGAGGGAGAGCTAGCAGATCAGCGGAGGAGATTGCGGCTGGACAGCTACAATAGCTACTGCTCGGCAGTAGCAGATGGTGGCACAGTGGCTAAGGAGGAGGCAGGGGCTGTGGGACTGACACTGGAGGCTGGCCAGGACATACTCcaagaggaggatgagctggagGTGGACCGGCCAGAGGTCACACATCTCTTCCGGTTCCTTCAGATCCTCACTGCTTGTTTTGGCTCTTTCGCCCATGGAGGAAATGATGTCAG TAATGCGATTGGTCCTCTGGTGGCTCTGTGGCTGGTGTTTGAGAGTGGCTCTGTGGTGTCCAATGCTCCCACACCTATCTGGCTGCTgttgtatggaggagtgggcatCACTGCTGGGCTCTGGGTGTGGGGACGCAGAGTGATCCAGACCATGGGCAAGGACCTCACCCCAATCACCCCCTCCAG TGGATTTAGCATTGAACTGTCCTCAGCACTCACAGTGGTAGTGGCCTCCAATATTGGTCTCCCTGTCAGCACAACTCACTGCAAG GTGGGCTCTGTGGTTGCTGTTGGATGGCTGCGGTCCAGGAAGGCTGTTGACTGGCGTTTGTTCAGGAACATCTTCATCGCCTGGTTTGTAACCGTCCCCATCTCTGGGCTCATCAGTGCTGCCATCATGGCTCTCTTCACCTATGTTATCCTGTGA